The sequence below is a genomic window from Harmonia axyridis chromosome 1, icHarAxyr1.1, whole genome shotgun sequence.
TGTTGAATACAACCTTAGTTTCTATTCACAATTCATATCACATAAAAACTTTCTCTACAATTCATCTGCTAATGTTTGGTCACTTCATCACATTCATTAAGCATGTAAAGTTTTCTGTCATATGACCTCCTTCATTCTCGGCTCGGTGCTAAAGGCAGAGACTCACACAGCCATTCTGCATAGTCACCTTCAGACTCTAGAAAAGATAGAAGAAATTTTGCTTCagtcaaattaaattttatattttgacaatttcaaATCAACAATATTCAAAACTTGTCATGAAATGACAAATAGGAGAttttatacaattttaaatattaGGGTTTTTATATAATAATCGAAGTACAAATGGCAGACCAAAAACAGAAAGATGAAGAACATGTTGAGGAAGAGGAGGATGAATATTGCACTGATAGTGTGGACATTTCAGCCGAAATCGAAGGACGAAGGAAAGGAatcattcaatataatgaaTACCAGTGTTTTTAAAAATGCTCACGATATGAGAATTTTATCTGTATACCCATCGtgattatttttgagaaattcagTTTTCTGCATTTCGTAAAAAAAGATAAAAACAATAGGATATATTTTTGTTCATAGGTCTTCGGTAGATGAGCACATAGTCAGATTAACCAGCGACATCCTGCAAGAGAAAACTTACTCATTGGACATGACACCTTACAATGAGTAAGTCGTAAAATGACCAACTTTTAGGTACTTAACTTATTTTTTCCACAGAAAGATAAATTTTCAAGACAGGATTGATATCAACATTTCACAGATGAGAGAAATATCTCAATTCTTAAATGTAAAATGTGGAATGATTGATAAAATGAATATCCTGATGTGCATTTTGACTTTCAAAATTTTCGATATTCAACATAATTTCAatgttaaacttgattctttgAAATCTCAAAGAGAAAACATAATGTTGAGTAAAGCTGATGAAAGCATGATACCAGTAGAGCTTCTCGAATTGGACAGAGTAATGAGGGAAATGCAGTATCGTCATCATGAAAAATCTATAAGCTATAAGCAACAAAAAATTGTAAGTGAAAGTTTTAtttgaaaccaaaaaaaatttaacatttttcaatgaatatttattttttgaggATATGCAATTAGAATATGAGAGAGTAATAGGTATATTAGACGAACAACTGgaatacatgaaaaaaaatctcaaaaggcTAAAAGAAGAACATGAAAGATTCCTTGCGGATACCCAAAGAGCCGAACCACTTCTAATCGACTACATAATACAAGCTGCTGTAGAAGAATTTACTGTGGTTATCGAACAGTTTGAATTCAAGCAGAAAAAAGGATGGAAATCTTTGTATGGCGATGAGGAGATATTAGGTCTTTCATTATTGCAAAGTACGCTATCACAAACCAACAAAATATCGACTTTTTAGATACTCTACAATCCAGAGGACTTGCGGTTTCAAAATCTGGATATATTCTCACAGAAGCTGGGGAAAAATTGAGTTACAGTGAAGCTGAAAAAAGAAACTTGCTAGAGGGTCTAGATTTTCGAGATAGAACCCTCAGTAAAGATGAAACAAACGAAGACATTGTTCCTACTCCATCTTCTGTTCAGACAATTGAAGAATCAGAAAAAGGTGGGTTATAAATCATGTTACCGTTTAACTCTTCAcgttaaatttaaattaatgtGGCCAAATTAGCGCAAGCAATATGTATTCTGATcgcaaatgaaaataaacgtaataaaaaatatttgggtTCACTCCTCACTATAGATTAATGTATATAGATGATATAGGATGACATTCAAATCCGATTTGACATTCATTAGCTTTTCTAAAGAAGTCTTCAGAAAAGCGTAGACTAGAAGGTCCAGATCAAATCATCACAATCAATTAGAACATTTAGTTATTTAAATCTTTTAAAGAAACACtttcattcacaaaaaaaaaattgttgaacttTGGAAATGATTGATTTTTGTTGGCTTAGTTAATTTCGAAGAGTTCTTCAAGATATGAATGGATAGTTACATATTtttaaaagaaaattaattGGTTAAAAATTTAGTGTCGCAATATACAGATTTCGAGAACACTTGGAGAAGAATAGGTCCCTGTTCTTTTTTTAGATAGTTCTCTTAGAGAGACTTTGGATAAATGTTTGGATAGTCTTGGTAGTCCTTCCTAGGTGGTACTGATAAACCACAAATCTGAATTGAACGCAGTTATCCTACTACATAATCTCTATACAATATCTGTCAATTTGACATTGATTAGAAATGAGTTTTATTGATAGGATGTAATTCAAAATGGTATTATCTGAAGAAACTTTAGAAATTATTAGCACTAGTGTAACAGAATTAATAGGTTAGTGgtgtttttcttgttttttgatGAGAAGTTCATAATTTATGATACAATTAACTTTCAGAGAGTCTCGCTAGTCAAATATCTACAGAAGATGTGTCATACCTTAAAGAAACGCTAGGAAAACCATTGACTCTAGCAATAGCGGAGATAACCGCAAAGCAGCCAAGAGATCCCATACATTACCTAGGACACTGGTTATTCAAATACCGTTACAATCAAGAGTTGGACATCACACAAAAACAGGAGTTTGAGGCTCTAATGGTGGAAAGGAACAGATTACTGAAGGAAAAATTGGTTTGATagatattaaaaattcaaaatttaaaaaaatttaacttgTTTCTTTTCTCAGCAACGGCTGTATGAAGAAGAAGCGAAGTTGGTAATTTTCGAAATGATCAACAACGCAGAAAATGAAGCGATTAGAAAAGAACTCGAAAGAATTCTGAGGGAGCAGGTAATGGGAGGTGAAGATGAGGAAAACGAACAGGCAAATAAAGAATATGAAGAACTGAAGAATCTACTGAAATCgatgcaaaaaaattaatataaaatgtAATTTAAATTATCTGTAATTGTACTGGTCAGTTTATTAGAGTGttaaatataattatatacAAATGAATTGAACACTTTTTAATGCTTTCAATAGTTATTAGAATTAGAGAAGACCTTTTCGTCTAATAGGTGCAAACAGGCAATTTAAGCAAGCCAAACTCAAAGTATAAAAATTGGAACAAAAGGTTTGATCATGGTGAGCACCTTCAATAGGCCATTTGACAGCATACATTTATCGACATCCTTTTAGGCTTTGAAGGGCAGCAAATGTacataaattcattgaaaaaattttgttaaGTGTGCAAAGAAAGGGCTTTAAAAACTTGTTtgaatcaatattgaaaacaaattaattAACGTATGACACTAGATTTATTACATAAGGTCCTGCAACAGTGTTTTGGTGCCCCATATATCTTGTTGGGAAATAAAAaggaatcaatttttttttataaagttaACTGAAACTTGAAAACTACGTTATAAAAGTCACACAGGGTGTTCAGTATTTCCAAGGTGGGTATTTTtgctcaaaattttattatattagtaGCTGTCAGATGACCTATTATCAAGATAGGCAAATAATTCAAGTGATATGacgatttaaaattttttgtttgcttAATAGATTTTTGGCTATGTTTATGCTGATTTCTTACCTTTTTATCGAAGTAGTTGAACTTCTGCTCAGTATGGAacaagtttcattatttcattcagaGGAAATATAATCTCCTTCCAGTTCAACACCTAGACAGAAACAAGTTATTTCAATAATGCACAAcacaataatattcatttataaatcCGATAATACTAAATATTTGAAGCGAACATAACCAATCGAGAATTAatcagatgaatttttttttagattcgatagttcttagttttttttttcagtatccaATACGTggaaatttctttttcaattttattgccaGGGTACAAATTGACTAAACCCAATTGTGTAGCCTTTCGACAACGaataattcgaatttgaaatttgccttaGGTATTATGTTTGTAGAGATGGAGCAGAGGAGATGAAATTGGACGAATAAACTTGCAATGAAATATCTCACCTGTTTAGCGCTAGTAAGAACTAGATCCGCATGGCGTTGGTCTTGCAAAGCGCATGGTATTTTCTTGAGCGTTATATAGCGGATGAGTGTGCACAGGGCTGTGCTAAGTCAGGCGCAAAAACGCAATCGCAGCTGTCACTTAGGTGCCATAGGTCGTGGATTGGTAGGACGCTATAACTTTCTATGAAGATACGTTAAAAACGAGCAAACTAACTACTAAACCAATACTGTTTTTTCAAgcgaatttcatttgttttgggGGTGGATTCAcacaaaacaaaattcaatagatGTTTCATCAGCACATGTTATCCAGAGAGGGCTTCAAGTAGCCCATTCGATTTCAGTATTTTAGCTTCCATCACCagtacaaaatataaaataacaaattttcaattgtcctaattATTAACAAGTTCTCGATTTCATAAATAAAGTACTTCCTACCTATATTTTCAGGATATACAGAGAAATTCAGCTGTTAACAAAGTTTTTAAAAAGATCATTAatgcatttcaaggaaaaaacgTGAATACATCCTAATTAAATTTCTTTAATTCTGTGGAAAATCTGTTCATTACTGCCACACCTTGTAGAATAAAATAGTGTGGGAATATCTcagttatataaatatttcattattacgtgGATACTGGTTTTATCCATTATCTGTCAAACTTGTGATACAAAAACAGTTCTACCAACCAgcaattttcaatgcaaaaatcactaaacgatatttacggaaatattccattaatttcaatgaaaatacagtgaattagagaaaattatgtataatactcatacagaaggcccattctaacacttgttTATTCAATATCTCGCCACTTAGTGGCTCGAATTTTGAACCTGTGGAATATCAACACCTTTtgcatttttattataaatagctATTTTTGTATAAAGAGAACGCTGTGAGAGAGAGTCgagtttgaagaaaaatatattaaattcatGACTCAAAAAGTAGATTTATcatatttgtaaaatattggTCTAGCTGCTTTCTTCAACTAAAAATCAAGGATCAAATTATGATAAGATTGATATGtagaaagtaaaaaaaattgtatctttGAGATAGCCATCAATTTGCAACATGGAAATTTCCTAGtattcacatttttttctttaaaactgcATAAATAATCCATTACTGAAGTATACTAAGAGCTGAACCACTTTGTATTACCATTCAATTCTACAATCCCAAAACAGATGCATTACAATataatttttagatattttgtgaagaattaCAACTGTAAAATTAAAAGCATGCAACAATCAGATTTCTCAGACCAACAGAAGTATGTTGTAATTAATGTCATTGTGTCAAAACTTTTCTAACGTAATTGCAATGCCATCAATTAGACAAAGACTCAATTGGGCAGAATCTataagaattattcaaaatcatcgtgatttttttattacataacCAAATTTATGCAGCCCACTTTGAAATCAGCTGACGACACAGAACAGCTGCTAGGGGGACATCCGACGCTTCACATATCTGATTTGTAACAACTACTTCAACCTGTCCAGTTGGCCATGCGTATGCTTTATTTGTTGTTTTATGTCCCCCAAGCGGCTGATCGGACCATAGAGTGCTGACATCACTCTACCGACTTAATTTATCCAGATTCCATTCCCAGTTGAAAGTTTCATCCCCTAGAGTTTTAATATCGGCGAATGCATATTCAtttgaacgaaaatttttttggttttttgtgaTCTAGATTTACaacagatgtttttttttccaattgaaaccttcttgaaagttttcatttcatgtgTATTTGGGGAATTGATTCATGATTACAGTATACGAAAATCGATAAAATAACGTATTCATGCaattgaaaatgtttcatacATGTGAAAAAATTACTACATATATTCATCTTTTTGGAAGTGATCGTTGAGCGTTGAGCTATTCAATGAAAAGTTGAACGCCTATCAGAACGCTAATAATCTTTGACGTAGCAGTACCCTTAACTTCCCTTTGCATTTGAGGAGTCATTATTTACTGACACTCATTCTGTATTTTGAGGTTTCTTACATCCACAAATGAGCAAGGGCTCAATAGAACAGTTAGGTTAGTTTTGTAGATGTTGgcatattttatttcatcaaaaaaaaaaagttttattcagGTGAAATTAAGAGTTTGAAAACAACTTTGGGAAAATGGTAATTTAAAATTCAACcaagtttatatttatttcttcttttatatggaGTATTGATTAATAATTGATTTATCAGGAGTTTTCTTGGATATGTAAGAGTTGAAAGAGATAGCCCCTTCAATAGTGGACAGTGAGATCACGAGGCATGGAGCAAGCATTTTAGCGCCAATGTGTGATATAAATTTATATAGAATGTTTGCCAAATCTACATTTTTTACAAAGAGGTGATATTTCTCAGTAATTCTAGCTATTGCCAATAATCATAGCtgtttttgaaaaatcatgCCTGTTCATCAGATATCTCATTCAAAATAGCAAGAAAATGTTGAGTAAGGAATCGCAATAAATAAACGTTCGTTTATATCTAAATGTTCCATTTATTTCTATACATACATCTTTCATTTTAAGAacacgttaaaaaaaaaacaaacacgtcctgatttcagaaaatatctattggaaaatttgtttctataaaaacaaattctaaataTCAACTTAGAAACTAAGAGGGGAAGAAAATATGAGAAATACCGAAAAGACAAAATTTTCTCATAGGAAAATTGGAATTATGATTATATTTTGAACTGGATCTCGCAAAAGTATAATTTAAAAGTCCCCATCACTTTCATTACTATCAATAAAACACTTATAACTCAATGTACAGAAAATAAACCCAACATTTTGGGCTGGAGTTTATTTATGTCAGCGCATTGGCCAACCGAGCGTCTTTGTTCTGTTGAAATTAAAACTTGCGTCCACCTGGGCCCGCCGACATACGTGGTCCACCGGCACCACCGCTTCCAAAGCTACAAATAAATAACGCATAACGCTAAAATGATGGACATAAACTTTCACTTGTATTTCTGATCCATCGGCAGAGTAAGAATATATTCCAACTCATACGCAACAATGTACGTGCCAGTCCTTTCCACAAAACAGAAGTAGAAACAATTTATAAAATAGTTCCTTCGCAAAGAACAGAAAATATTATCAGGTTAGAGATTGCAGAGTTTTTAGTGTCGGCCATT
It includes:
- the LOC123679087 gene encoding uncharacterized protein LOC123679087 encodes the protein MADQKQKDEEHVEEEEDEYCTDSVDISAEIEGRRSSVDEHIVRLTSDILQEKTYSLDMTPYNEKINFQDRIDINISQMREISQFLNVKCGMIDKMNILMCILTFKIFDIQHNFNVKLDSLKSQRENIMLSKADESMIPVELLELDRVMREMQYRHHEKSISYKQQKIDMQLEYERVIGILDEQLEYMKKNLKRLKEEHERFLADTQRAEPLLIDYIIQAAVEEFTVVIEQFEFKQKKGWKSLYGDEEILDTLQSRGLAVSKSGYILTEAGEKLSYSEAEKRNLLEGLDFRDRTLSKDETNEDIVPTPSSVQTIEESEKESLASQISTEDVSYLKETLGKPLTLAIAEITAKQPRDPIHYLGHWLFKYRYNQELDITQKQEFEALMVERNRLLKEKLQRLYEEEAKLVIFEMINNAENEAIRKELERILREQVMGGEDEENEQANKEYEELKNLLKSMQKN